Proteins from a genomic interval of Lycium ferocissimum isolate CSIRO_LF1 chromosome 2, AGI_CSIRO_Lferr_CH_V1, whole genome shotgun sequence:
- the LOC132045993 gene encoding uncharacterized protein LOC132045993 isoform X1, whose amino-acid sequence MDLLQSYDDDEIPKSPNPNSDQNPSPDSSPIRILPSKSAAPKVDDTMLALTVAGGAARAQSKPLDPTQHLVGFNPTYEQLWAPIIGPAHPYAKDGLAQGLRNHKLGFVENASIEPFVFDEQYNTFQKYGYAVDPSENSYIGDLEKMKECDAISVYNIPQHEQKKRKLEKKKEKMEEEGDEGDVDVSEVENPSTDTWLMRNRKSPWAGKKEGLQVELTEEQKKYAEEYAKKKGEERGGDREKAEPLLEKSTFHGKEEKDYQGRSWIAPPKDAKAANDHCYIPKRLVHTWSGHTKGVSAIRFFPKHGHLILSAGMDTKVKIWDVYNSGKCMRTYMGHSKAVRDIWFSNDGSKFLTASYDKYIKYWDTETGQVIQTFTTGKIPYVVRLNPDEDKQNVLLAGMSDKKIVQWDINSGQITQEYDQHLGAVNTITFVDNNRRFVTSSDDKSLRVWEYGIPVVIKYISEPHMHSMPSISPHPNGNWIAAQSLDNQILIYSTRERFQLNKKKRFAGHIVAGYACQVNFSPDGRFVLSGDGEGRCWFWDWKSCKVFRTLKCHEGVCIGAEWHPLEQSKVATCGWDGLIKYWD is encoded by the exons ATGGATCTCTTACAATCCTACGATGATGACGAAATCCCCAAATCTCCAAACCCTAATTCCGACCAAAACCCTTCACCTGATTCTTCCCCAATCCGCATCCTTCCTTCTAAATCCGCCGCCCCTAAAGTCGACGACACCATGTTAGCCCTAACAGTTGCCGGCGGCGCTGCCAGAGCTCAATCCAAACCCCTTGACCCGACCCAACACCTTGTCGGATTCAACCCGACTTACGAACAACTCTGGGCCCCAATTATCGGTCCAGCTCACCCCTATGCTAAAGACGGGTTAGCCCAAGGGCTCCGAAATCATAAATTAGGGTTTGTTGAAAACGCGTCAATTGAACCGTTTGTGTTTGATGAGCAGTATAATACTTTTCAGAAATATGGGTATGCTGTTGATCCTTCTGAGAATAGTTATATTGGTGATTTGGAAAAAATGAAGGAATGTGATGCGATTTCGGTGTATAATATACCACAACATGAAcagaagaagaggaaattagagaaaaagaaggaaaaaatggaagaggaaggtgATGAGGGGGATGTGGATGTATCGGAAGTTGAGAATCCGTCGACTGATACGTGGTTAATGAGGAATAGGAAGAGTCCATGGGctggaaagaaagaagggttacaAGTGGAGTTAACTGAGGAGCAGAAAAAGTATGCTGAAGAGTATGCTAAAAAGAAGGGTGAAGAAAGAGGTGGCGATAGAGAAAAGGCGGAACCTTTACTTGAAAAGAGTACATTTCATGGTAAAGAGGAAAAAGATTATCAGGGTAGGTCGTGGATTGCGCCACCTAAGGATGCAAAGGCTGCTAATGATCATTGTTATATACCGAAAAGATTGGTTCATACTTGGAGTGGACATACGAAAGGGGTTTCAGCTATTAGATTTTTCCCTAAGCATGGTCATTTGATTTTGTCAGCTGGGATGGATACAAAGGTGAAGATTTGGGATGTTTACAATTCAGGTAAATGTATGAGGACTTACATGGGACATTCGAAAGCAGTGAGGGATATTTGGTTTAGTAATGATGGGTCGAAGTTTTTGACAGCTTCGTATGATAAGTACATTAAGTATTGGGATACAGAAACAGGACAAGTGATCCAAACGTTCACGACAGGTAAGATACCCTATGTGGTGAGGCTTAACCCTGACGAGGATAAGCAGAATGTACTTTTGGCTGGTATGAGTGATAAGAAGATTGTGCAGTGGGATATAAACAGTGGACAGATTACACAAGAGTATGATCAACATCTGGGGGCAGTTAATACAATTACCTTTGTGGATAATAATAGGAGGTTTGTGACCTCTAGTGATGATAAATCACTTCGTGTTTGGGAATATGGTATTCCGGTTGTTATTAAGTATATAAGTGAACCCCATATGCATTCCATGCCGTCTATTTCGCCCCATCCAAATGGGAATTGGATTGCAGCACAAAGTTTGGATAACCAGATTCTTATTTATAGTACGCGAGAGAGATTTCAgctgaataaaaagaaaagatttgcTGGACACATTGTCGCTGGTTATGCTTGCCAGGTCAATTTTTCACCTGATGGACGGTTTGTCTTGTCAGGAGATGGTGAAGGCAGATGCTGGTTTTGGGATTGGAAATCGTGTAAGGTCTTCAGAACTCTCAAATGTCATGAAGGGGTCTGTATTGGTGCAGAGTGGCATCCTCTGGAACAAAGTAAAGTTGCTACTTGTGGTTGGGATGGTTTGATCAAGTACTG GGACTAG
- the LOC132045993 gene encoding uncharacterized protein LOC132045993 isoform X2, giving the protein MDLLQSYDDDEIPKSPNPNSDQNPSPDSSPIRILPSKSAAPKVDDTMLALTVAGGAARAQSKPLDPTQHLVGFNPTYEQLWAPIIGPAHPYAKDGLAQGLRNHKLGFVENASIEPFVFDEQYNTFQKYGYAVDPSENSYIGDLEKMKECDAISVYNIPQHEQKKRKLEKKKEKMEEEGDEGDVDVSEVENPSTDTWLMRNRKSPWAGKKEGLQVELTEEQKKYAEEYAKKKGEERGGDREKAEPLLEKSTFHGKEEKDYQGRSWIAPPKDAKAANDHCYIPKRLVHTWSGHTKGVSAIRFFPKHGHLILSAGMDTKVKIWDVYNSGKCMRTYMGHSKAVRDIWFSNDGSKFLTASYDKYIKYWDTETGQVIQTFTTGKIPYVVRLNPDEDKQNVLLAGMSDKKIVQWDINSGQITQEYDQHLGAVNTITFVDNNRRFVTSSDDKSLRVWEYGIPVVIKYISEPHMHSMPSISPHPNGNWIAAQSLDNQILIYSTRERFQLNKKKRFAGHIVAGYACQVNFSPDGRFVLSGDGEGRCWFWDWKSCKVFRTLKCHEGVCIGAEWHPLEQSKVATCGWDGLIKYW; this is encoded by the coding sequence ATGGATCTCTTACAATCCTACGATGATGACGAAATCCCCAAATCTCCAAACCCTAATTCCGACCAAAACCCTTCACCTGATTCTTCCCCAATCCGCATCCTTCCTTCTAAATCCGCCGCCCCTAAAGTCGACGACACCATGTTAGCCCTAACAGTTGCCGGCGGCGCTGCCAGAGCTCAATCCAAACCCCTTGACCCGACCCAACACCTTGTCGGATTCAACCCGACTTACGAACAACTCTGGGCCCCAATTATCGGTCCAGCTCACCCCTATGCTAAAGACGGGTTAGCCCAAGGGCTCCGAAATCATAAATTAGGGTTTGTTGAAAACGCGTCAATTGAACCGTTTGTGTTTGATGAGCAGTATAATACTTTTCAGAAATATGGGTATGCTGTTGATCCTTCTGAGAATAGTTATATTGGTGATTTGGAAAAAATGAAGGAATGTGATGCGATTTCGGTGTATAATATACCACAACATGAAcagaagaagaggaaattagagaaaaagaaggaaaaaatggaagaggaaggtgATGAGGGGGATGTGGATGTATCGGAAGTTGAGAATCCGTCGACTGATACGTGGTTAATGAGGAATAGGAAGAGTCCATGGGctggaaagaaagaagggttacaAGTGGAGTTAACTGAGGAGCAGAAAAAGTATGCTGAAGAGTATGCTAAAAAGAAGGGTGAAGAAAGAGGTGGCGATAGAGAAAAGGCGGAACCTTTACTTGAAAAGAGTACATTTCATGGTAAAGAGGAAAAAGATTATCAGGGTAGGTCGTGGATTGCGCCACCTAAGGATGCAAAGGCTGCTAATGATCATTGTTATATACCGAAAAGATTGGTTCATACTTGGAGTGGACATACGAAAGGGGTTTCAGCTATTAGATTTTTCCCTAAGCATGGTCATTTGATTTTGTCAGCTGGGATGGATACAAAGGTGAAGATTTGGGATGTTTACAATTCAGGTAAATGTATGAGGACTTACATGGGACATTCGAAAGCAGTGAGGGATATTTGGTTTAGTAATGATGGGTCGAAGTTTTTGACAGCTTCGTATGATAAGTACATTAAGTATTGGGATACAGAAACAGGACAAGTGATCCAAACGTTCACGACAGGTAAGATACCCTATGTGGTGAGGCTTAACCCTGACGAGGATAAGCAGAATGTACTTTTGGCTGGTATGAGTGATAAGAAGATTGTGCAGTGGGATATAAACAGTGGACAGATTACACAAGAGTATGATCAACATCTGGGGGCAGTTAATACAATTACCTTTGTGGATAATAATAGGAGGTTTGTGACCTCTAGTGATGATAAATCACTTCGTGTTTGGGAATATGGTATTCCGGTTGTTATTAAGTATATAAGTGAACCCCATATGCATTCCATGCCGTCTATTTCGCCCCATCCAAATGGGAATTGGATTGCAGCACAAAGTTTGGATAACCAGATTCTTATTTATAGTACGCGAGAGAGATTTCAgctgaataaaaagaaaagatttgcTGGACACATTGTCGCTGGTTATGCTTGCCAGGTCAATTTTTCACCTGATGGACGGTTTGTCTTGTCAGGAGATGGTGAAGGCAGATGCTGGTTTTGGGATTGGAAATCGTGTAAGGTCTTCAGAACTCTCAAATGTCATGAAGGGGTCTGTATTGGTGCAGAGTGGCATCCTCTGGAACAAAGTAAAGTTGCTACTTGTGGTTGGGATGGTTTGATCAAGTACTGGTGA
- the LOC132046019 gene encoding uncharacterized protein LOC132046019, translating to MMKLFDSHCHLQDPRIINMVPKIIRTTTETGVVHFAVNGVSEKDWHLVKEMSESYPCIVPNFGLHPWFITERTPNWLKTLRGYLEATPAAAVGEIGIDKGSFGKKIDFADQVDVCRQQLQLANELERPASIHCVRAFGDLLELLKSVGPVPAGFILHSYLGSAEMVPEFAKLGAYFSFSGFLMSMKESKAKKMLKSVPKDRILLETDAPDALPKLSDPDSLYLIEREASLSDESSSGGGTNDGNPSDNSPQEDKGNERQAQTIHNHPANIHHVLSYVASLVELTKEELAEISFANASRLFSYEGSKVQQQV from the exons ATGATGAAACTCTTTGATTCTCATTGTCACCTTCAAGATCCAAGGATCATTAATATGGTCCCAAAAATTATAAGGACCACAACTGAAACAGGAGTTGTCCATTTTGCTGTCAATGGCGTGTCGGAGAAAGATTGGCATTTGGTCAAAGAAATGAGTGAAAGCTACCCTTGTATTGTTCCAAACTTTGGGCTCCATCCCTGGTTTATTACTGAGAGGACTCCTAATTGGCTGAAAACTTTGAGAGGATATTTGGAGGCTACTCCTGCTGCTGCAGTCGGAGAGATTGGTATAGATAAAGGTTCATTTGGAAAGAAGATTGACTTTGCTGATCAGGTGGATGTCTGTCGACAGCAGCTTCAACTTGCCAACGAGTTGGAAAGACCAGCATCCATACATTGTGTTCGTGCTTTCGGGGATCTTCTTGAATTATTAAAATCTGTGGGGCCAGTTCCTGCCGGTTTTATCCTGCACTCGTACCTTGGCTCTGCTGAAATGGTTCCTGAATTTGCAAAGCTTGGTGCTTACTTCTCCTTTTCTGGGTTTCTTATGTCCATGAAGGAAAGCAAAGCGAAGAAAATGTTAAAGTCAGTTCCTAAGGACAGGATCTTGTTGGAGACAGATGCACCAGATGCTTTGCCAAAATTGAGCGATCCAGATTCTCTGTATTTGATTGAGAGGGAAGCTTCATTATCTGATGAAAGTTCAAGTGGAGGAGGAACTAATGATGGAAATCCGTCTGATAATTCACCCCAGGAGGACAAAGGCAATGAACGACAGGCACAAACAATCCATAACCATCCTGCAAACATTCACCATGTACTCTCTTATGTTGCGTCTTTAGTTGAGCTGACAAAAGAAGAACTTGCTGAGATAAGCTTCGCAAATGCATCCCGGCTCTTTTCTTATGAAGGTTCAAAAGTACAGCAACAG GTATAA